In one window of Pelosinus sp. IPA-1 DNA:
- the panB gene encoding 3-methyl-2-oxobutanoate hydroxymethyltransferase → MSSNKRITTTVIQERKVAGKAITMLTAYDFSMAKFLDDAGVDMLLVGDSLGNVVLGYDSTLPVTMEDMIHHGKAVCRGAKRAMVVVDMPFMSYQVSTEQAVANAGRIMKETGAQAVKLEGGQEVADAVKAIVRAGIPVVGHLGLTPQSVHSLGGFKVQGKEEKGAQKLLDDAKLLEESGAFAVVLECVPALLAQKVTDSIAIPTIGIGAGVYCDGQVLVTNDLLGLFPGFTPKFVKQYANLHTQLAQAIAEYRKEVEERAFPGAEHSFKISDEVLEKLY, encoded by the coding sequence ATGAGCAGCAATAAACGGATTACAACAACGGTGATTCAAGAGAGAAAGGTTGCAGGTAAAGCCATTACAATGCTAACAGCATATGATTTTTCTATGGCGAAATTTTTAGATGACGCTGGAGTAGATATGTTATTAGTTGGTGACTCTTTAGGCAATGTAGTATTAGGGTATGATTCTACACTCCCAGTTACTATGGAAGATATGATCCATCATGGAAAAGCTGTGTGCCGAGGGGCAAAAAGAGCGATGGTAGTTGTGGATATGCCCTTTATGTCGTATCAAGTTTCAACAGAGCAGGCTGTGGCAAATGCAGGGAGAATCATGAAGGAAACAGGGGCTCAAGCTGTTAAATTGGAGGGGGGGCAAGAGGTTGCTGATGCGGTAAAAGCCATTGTCAGAGCTGGTATCCCTGTGGTAGGACATTTAGGACTAACTCCCCAATCTGTTCATAGTCTAGGTGGGTTTAAAGTGCAAGGCAAAGAAGAAAAAGGTGCACAAAAATTGTTAGATGATGCGAAACTTTTGGAAGAGAGCGGGGCTTTTGCAGTGGTATTAGAGTGTGTGCCTGCATTGTTAGCACAAAAGGTTACCGATTCCATTGCCATACCAACCATTGGTATTGGTGCAGGGGTATATTGTGATGGACAAGTATTGGTTACTAATGATTTATTGGGGCTTTTCCCCGGTTTTACACCTAAATTTGTTAAACAATATGCCAACCTTCATACTCAGCTGGCTCAGGCAATCGCCGAATACAGAAAAGAGGTAGAAGAAAGAGCCTTTCCTGGCGCAGAGCATAGTTTTAAAATTTCGGATGAAGTATTGGAAAAATTGTACTAA
- the panC gene encoding pantoate--beta-alanine ligase yields the protein MKIISDIQEMQLFVRQAKEKGMSIGLVPTMGSLHEGHLTLMRQAKKSCDVVVTSIFVNPTQFGPTEDFAKYPRDLSGDSEQAAKAGVDVIFHPQPEEMYPAGYSSFIEINGITQKLCGLSRPGHFRGVATVVTKLFNIVQPDKAFFGQKDAQQVLVLKRMVTDLNMNVTLEVVPIVREKDGLAMSSRNAFLSPEERKAALVLSQSLQLAQKLVNQGQVDAQNIKEQVILKIKQEKLAQIDYVEVYSYPQLENLDVIGDKALLALAVRIGNTRLIDNTILEG from the coding sequence ATGAAAATAATTTCAGACATACAGGAGATGCAATTATTTGTTAGGCAGGCAAAAGAGAAAGGGATGAGTATTGGACTAGTACCAACTATGGGGTCCCTGCATGAGGGGCATCTCACCTTGATGCGTCAAGCAAAAAAAAGTTGTGATGTAGTTGTGACAAGTATCTTTGTCAATCCCACACAATTTGGTCCTACAGAAGATTTTGCTAAGTATCCTCGGGACTTATCTGGTGATAGCGAGCAGGCTGCTAAAGCTGGCGTAGATGTCATCTTTCATCCTCAGCCAGAGGAGATGTATCCAGCAGGGTATAGCAGTTTTATTGAGATTAATGGTATTACGCAAAAATTATGTGGTTTATCACGACCAGGTCATTTTCGTGGAGTAGCTACCGTTGTAACTAAACTCTTCAATATTGTTCAGCCGGATAAAGCTTTCTTTGGCCAAAAAGATGCCCAACAAGTGTTGGTACTTAAGCGTATGGTGACTGATTTGAATATGAACGTTACTTTGGAAGTGGTGCCTATTGTACGGGAGAAGGATGGTTTAGCCATGAGCTCTCGTAATGCTTTCTTATCTCCTGAGGAGCGTAAGGCTGCCTTGGTTTTATCACAAAGTCTCCAGCTTGCACAAAAGCTAGTTAACCAGGGGCAAGTCGATGCTCAGAACATTAAGGAGCAGGTAATACTTAAAATTAAACAAGAAAAATTAGCACAAATCGATTATGTAGAAGTATATAGCTATCCCCAATTAGAAAACCTGGATGTCATAGGGGACAAAGCTCTTCTTGCTTTAGCTGTTCGGATTGGAAATACTCGTTTGATTGATAATACAATTTTGGAGGGATAA
- the panD gene encoding aspartate 1-decarboxylase — MFITCLKAKLHCATVTEANLNYMGSITIDESLLNASGILPNEKVQIVNNNNGNRFETYVITGAKDSGVICLNGAAARLVQPGDKVIIIAYAMMTNEEAKDFTPTVVMVDEKNQVKEIRSKEIHGQIK; from the coding sequence ATGTTTATTACTTGTTTAAAAGCAAAACTTCATTGTGCCACGGTAACAGAGGCCAATCTTAATTATATGGGGAGCATTACAATCGATGAAAGTTTATTAAATGCTTCAGGGATTCTACCTAATGAAAAAGTGCAAATTGTTAACAATAATAATGGGAACCGTTTTGAAACCTATGTCATTACAGGAGCAAAAGATTCAGGTGTTATTTGTTTAAATGGGGCGGCGGCTCGTTTAGTGCAGCCGGGTGATAAGGTCATTATCATTGCCTACGCTATGATGACTAATGAAGAGGCAAAAGACTTTACCCCTACAGTGGTAATGGTGGATGAAAAGAATCAAGTGAAGGAAATTCGTTCTAAGGAAATTCATGGACAGATAAAATAA
- a CDS encoding YhcH/YjgK/YiaL family protein — MIYGQLKNLELEKSAFSPVLQKALMYLKNTDLAKLTIGRHDIEGDSIFALVSEYQTEPKQDRRPEAHQKYIDIQYLASGEEIIGCSLLSDQCIVLQDELKEKDLIFYKEIMEETDMVLEPGTYAVLFPNDVHRPCCMRRTAQTVKKVVIKIAISQLSDN; from the coding sequence TTGATTTACGGACAACTAAAAAATTTGGAACTAGAGAAATCTGCATTTTCACCTGTGCTGCAAAAAGCGCTGATGTATTTAAAAAATACAGATTTAGCAAAGTTAACAATTGGACGACATGATATCGAAGGAGACTCTATATTTGCTTTAGTTTCTGAATATCAAACCGAACCTAAACAAGATAGACGCCCGGAGGCTCACCAAAAATATATTGATATTCAATACTTGGCTTCAGGTGAAGAGATAATAGGCTGCAGCTTATTGTCAGATCAGTGTATCGTGCTTCAGGACGAACTGAAGGAAAAAGATCTTATTTTTTATAAAGAGATTATGGAAGAAACCGATATGGTATTAGAGCCAGGAACCTATGCCGTACTTTTTCCGAATGATGTACATCGTCCTTGTTGTATGAGAAGGACCGCACAAACAGTAAAAAAGGTAGTCATTAAAATTGCAATTTCTCAATTATCCGATAACTAA
- the speD gene encoding adenosylmethionine decarboxylase, with product MEIKSIKKLKLYGFNNLTKTLSFNMYDICYARSPEHRQAYIEYIDEEYNAERLTNILTEVANMIGANILNIAKQDYDPQGASVTMLISEGKIAADELEEKELPDPQSDAVVAHLDKSHITVHTYPESHPDKGISTFRADIDVSTCGEISPLKALNYLINSFSSDIAIIDYRVRGFTRDVSGKKFYIDHKINSIQNYIAPDTRELYQMLDVNVYQENIFHTKMILKEFDLDNYLFGTAKGELLPGEKKKIKQRLKKEMSEIYAGRNIPKVK from the coding sequence ATGGAAATAAAATCAATTAAAAAATTGAAATTATATGGATTTAATAACTTAACCAAGACGCTTAGCTTTAATATGTATGATATTTGTTATGCCAGAAGTCCAGAACATCGTCAAGCTTATATTGAATACATCGATGAAGAATATAATGCAGAACGGCTTACCAATATTTTAACGGAAGTTGCCAATATGATTGGAGCTAATATCTTAAATATTGCCAAGCAGGATTATGATCCTCAAGGTGCTAGTGTAACCATGCTCATTTCCGAAGGTAAAATTGCCGCCGATGAGCTGGAAGAAAAAGAGCTGCCAGATCCACAGTCCGATGCAGTTGTGGCTCATTTGGATAAAAGTCATATTACCGTACACACATATCCGGAAAGTCACCCAGATAAGGGGATTAGCACTTTTCGTGCAGATATTGATGTTTCTACTTGCGGAGAAATTTCTCCTCTGAAGGCATTAAACTATCTAATTAATAGTTTTAGCTCTGACATTGCGATTATTGATTATCGAGTACGTGGTTTTACTCGTGATGTCAGTGGTAAAAAATTCTATATTGATCATAAAATTAATTCTATCCAAAATTATATTGCACCCGATACCCGGGAGTTATATCAAATGCTAGATGTAAATGTATATCAGGAAAATATCTTCCACACAAAAATGATTCTAAAAGAATTTGATTTAGATAATTACTTGTTTGGTACAGCAAAAGGGGAACTTTTGCCAGGGGAAAAGAAAAAAATAAAACAACGTTTGAAAAAAGAAATGTCTGAAATTTATGCTGGTCGCAACATTCCAAAAGTAAAATAA
- a CDS encoding LysR family transcriptional regulator, producing the protein MDINFELYKVFYYVAKYLSFSSAANELYISQSAVSQAIKLLEEKLNTKLFFRSTKQVQLSESGHLLFTHVEQAFHLFKTGERSLSELYTLEQGELKIGASDTICKYYLLPYFKQFNQLYPKIKLNVTNRPSPVCVDLLKKGLVDISVVNLAPEKSYPKMTISKCKMLHDVFFASPAFSHLQGSLLTLDEVAALPILTLEKNTTTRTFLDALFAQNNILFQPEIQLGSVDLMIELTKIGLGISFMSREYIQKELADNQLFPLTLTTEIPKRELGIITYDCLPVPIAAQKFIELL; encoded by the coding sequence ATGGATATTAACTTTGAATTATATAAAGTATTCTATTACGTTGCTAAATACTTAAGCTTTTCGTCAGCCGCAAACGAGCTCTATATCTCCCAATCCGCTGTTAGCCAAGCCATCAAACTGCTGGAAGAGAAACTTAACACCAAACTTTTTTTTCGTAGTACAAAGCAAGTGCAGCTATCGGAATCTGGTCACCTTTTATTTACTCATGTTGAACAGGCTTTTCATTTGTTTAAAACTGGGGAGCGCAGCCTTAGCGAACTCTACACTCTTGAACAAGGAGAATTAAAGATAGGCGCCAGCGATACAATCTGCAAATATTATTTACTTCCTTATTTTAAGCAATTTAATCAACTATATCCTAAAATCAAACTTAATGTTACCAACCGCCCTTCACCTGTCTGCGTCGACTTATTAAAAAAAGGCTTGGTAGACATTAGTGTTGTCAACCTTGCCCCAGAAAAATCCTACCCTAAGATGACAATTAGTAAATGCAAGATGCTTCATGATGTATTTTTTGCTAGCCCTGCCTTTTCCCATCTGCAAGGATCTCTTTTAACCCTCGATGAGGTTGCAGCTCTGCCTATTCTCACCTTAGAAAAAAATACGACGACTAGAACCTTCTTAGATGCTTTATTTGCCCAAAACAATATTCTTTTTCAACCAGAAATTCAATTAGGCAGTGTAGATTTAATGATCGAATTAACTAAGATTGGTTTGGGGATTTCTTTTATGAGTCGTGAATATATACAGAAAGAACTGGCTGACAATCAGTTATTTCCCCTCACCCTCACTACAGAGATACCGAAACGTGAATTAGGGATTATAACTTATGATTGTTTGCCAGTTCCAATTGCAGCACAGAAATTTATTGAGTTGTTATAG
- a CDS encoding phosphoribosylformylglycinamidine synthase has product MPHQVKRIFVEKRVDFAVEAKGMYADLTQNLGIKGLKNVRIINRYDISGISEQEFADAKNSIFSEPPVDDVYDEVLPINQGDHIFAVEFLPGQYDQRAHWAAQCVQILTKTEDLSIRTAKVIVLQGNIGEDEFEKIKAYSINPVEAREARLDKPFSLDLTVESPSNVAVIEGFISKTTEELSMILGHMGLAMGLGDIAFCQQYFRDVEKRNPTITEIKVLDTYWSDHCRHTTFFTEIEKVDIEKSHFAQPIAKAYEQYLKARDVVYKDKKKDICLMDIAIMGMKELRQAGLLPDLDQSEEINACSIVVPVDVDGVVEEWLVMFKNETHNHPTEIEPFGGAATCLGGAIRDPLSGRSYVYQAMRVTGSGDPRAKVEETLAGKLPQRKITLGAAAGYSSYGNQIGLATGQVAEIYHEGFIAKRMEVGAVIAAAPKANVVRKQPTEGDVVIVLGGRTGRDGCGGATGSSKEHTEESLATCSAEVQKGNPPTERKIQRLFRHPKASEMIKRCNDFGAGGASVAIGELTDSLVIDLDALPKKYAGLDGTELAISESQERMAVVVAPENVEDFMNYVAAENLEAAVVAKVTNSGRLVMLWRGQPIVDISRDFLNTNGVKQKVDVQVVAPTEADNFFASTRKDSENLEAAWLDNLRNINVCSQKGLVEMFDSTIGAGTILMPFGGKYQATPAEGMAGKIPVLHGSTNTATLMTYGFDPELSSWSPFHGAVYAVVEAVAKVVAMGGDYQKIRLTLQEYFERLGLDAAKWGKPFSSLLGALHAQEQFGIPAIGGKDSMSGTFKELTVPPTLVAFAVNVVTADTVLSPEFKKAQSQVVLVPLVRDAYELPNFPVVCQGYRKVNQLVKAGRVLAAHTVKMGGLAAAISKMSFGNRIGMKMTSSLSLKELFGVDYGSLVLEIPAGVDVQQAFGDIAYKIVGQTQEKPVIEVNGYSIDILKAQTAWEKPLAAVFPTETEIVSEKPKTELFASSPQKSKQSFAKPRIFLPVFPGTNCEYDSAKAFEVAGGNVDTMVIRNLTPAAVEDSIEEIVKRIKNSQIIMLPGGFSAGDEPDGSGKYIATMFRNPRIKEAVRNFLSQQDGLMLGICNGFQALIKLGLVPYGDIVDLTPNCPTLTYNQIGRHISCMVKTKVVSKLSPWFNNVELGDMHTIATSHGEGRFAADSSLVNELRQKGQIAAQYVDEQGQPTYDIRYNPNGSVEAVEALTSPDGRILGKMGHSERIGNQVVKNVPGNKDQQLFAAGIEYFK; this is encoded by the coding sequence ATGCCACATCAAGTAAAACGAATTTTTGTTGAGAAACGTGTAGATTTCGCCGTAGAAGCAAAGGGTATGTATGCTGACCTTACTCAAAATCTTGGCATTAAAGGCTTAAAAAACGTACGTATAATTAATCGTTATGATATATCTGGCATTAGTGAGCAGGAATTTGCAGATGCAAAAAACAGTATTTTTTCAGAACCGCCAGTTGATGATGTATATGATGAAGTACTGCCAATCAATCAAGGGGATCACATTTTTGCGGTAGAATTTTTGCCAGGGCAGTATGACCAACGTGCTCATTGGGCGGCCCAATGTGTGCAAATACTTACGAAAACAGAAGATTTATCCATTCGTACTGCAAAAGTGATTGTATTACAGGGTAATATTGGAGAAGATGAGTTTGAAAAAATAAAAGCCTATAGTATTAATCCAGTAGAAGCTAGAGAAGCTCGATTAGACAAGCCTTTTAGTCTTGATCTGACCGTGGAGAGTCCAAGCAATGTAGCAGTTATTGAAGGCTTTATTAGTAAGACAACAGAAGAGTTGTCCATGATATTAGGACATATGGGACTGGCAATGGGACTTGGGGATATTGCCTTTTGTCAGCAATATTTTCGTGATGTGGAAAAACGCAATCCTACTATTACTGAAATAAAAGTATTAGATACCTATTGGTCAGATCACTGTCGTCATACAACTTTTTTTACAGAGATTGAAAAGGTAGATATCGAAAAAAGTCATTTTGCTCAACCGATAGCCAAAGCGTATGAGCAATACCTCAAGGCTAGAGATGTGGTATATAAAGATAAGAAAAAAGATATTTGCTTAATGGATATTGCCATTATGGGCATGAAGGAATTACGGCAAGCGGGTTTGTTACCTGATTTGGACCAATCGGAGGAAATCAATGCTTGTAGCATTGTGGTTCCTGTAGATGTTGATGGTGTAGTAGAAGAGTGGTTAGTGATGTTTAAAAACGAAACTCATAATCATCCGACAGAAATTGAACCTTTTGGTGGTGCGGCTACCTGTCTTGGTGGAGCAATTCGCGATCCTCTGTCAGGCAGATCTTATGTATACCAAGCAATGCGTGTTACCGGTAGTGGTGACCCACGGGCTAAAGTAGAAGAAACTCTAGCTGGAAAATTGCCACAGCGAAAAATCACCTTAGGAGCAGCTGCAGGATATAGTTCCTATGGCAACCAAATTGGATTGGCGACAGGTCAGGTGGCAGAAATTTATCATGAGGGCTTTATCGCAAAAAGAATGGAAGTTGGTGCTGTTATTGCTGCCGCTCCTAAAGCCAATGTTGTCCGTAAACAGCCAACAGAGGGCGATGTAGTTATTGTCTTGGGTGGAAGAACAGGCCGAGATGGTTGTGGTGGTGCTACTGGCTCATCCAAAGAACATACAGAAGAATCTCTAGCAACTTGCAGTGCTGAAGTGCAAAAGGGCAATCCGCCAACAGAACGAAAAATTCAAAGGTTGTTTAGGCACCCTAAAGCAAGTGAAATGATTAAACGCTGCAATGACTTTGGGGCAGGTGGAGCATCTGTCGCCATAGGAGAATTGACTGATAGTCTCGTAATTGATCTTGATGCTCTGCCTAAAAAATATGCTGGTCTGGATGGTACGGAGCTTGCTATTTCAGAATCGCAAGAACGTATGGCAGTGGTTGTGGCTCCAGAAAATGTAGAAGATTTTATGAACTATGTAGCAGCAGAAAATCTAGAAGCTGCAGTAGTGGCCAAGGTAACAAATTCTGGGCGTCTTGTTATGTTATGGCGAGGCCAGCCTATTGTAGATATTAGTCGTGACTTTTTAAATACCAATGGTGTTAAACAAAAAGTCGATGTACAAGTAGTTGCACCGACAGAGGCTGATAATTTTTTTGCGAGTACTAGAAAAGATAGCGAAAATCTTGAAGCAGCCTGGTTAGACAATTTGCGTAACATCAATGTATGTAGTCAAAAGGGTCTTGTAGAAATGTTTGATAGTACCATTGGTGCGGGCACAATCTTAATGCCTTTCGGGGGAAAATATCAGGCAACACCAGCAGAAGGGATGGCAGGCAAAATTCCTGTTCTTCATGGTAGTACAAATACGGCGACTTTAATGACTTATGGTTTTGATCCTGAGTTATCATCATGGAGCCCTTTTCATGGTGCAGTATATGCAGTCGTAGAAGCGGTAGCGAAAGTGGTAGCCATGGGCGGGGACTATCAAAAGATCCGTTTAACCTTACAGGAGTATTTTGAACGATTGGGCCTTGATGCTGCAAAATGGGGTAAACCTTTTAGTAGTTTACTAGGTGCTCTTCATGCTCAAGAGCAGTTTGGTATTCCTGCTATTGGTGGCAAAGATAGTATGTCTGGGACATTTAAAGAACTAACAGTGCCTCCTACCTTAGTCGCCTTTGCTGTAAATGTGGTTACGGCAGACACTGTACTTTCTCCCGAATTTAAAAAGGCACAAAGCCAAGTGGTACTCGTACCTTTAGTTCGTGATGCTTACGAGTTACCAAACTTTCCAGTAGTGTGCCAAGGCTATAGAAAAGTTAACCAATTAGTTAAAGCTGGTAGAGTTCTTGCTGCTCACACGGTAAAAATGGGTGGCTTAGCTGCAGCGATTAGTAAAATGAGCTTCGGCAATCGCATTGGGATGAAGATGACTTCCTCCTTATCTTTGAAGGAATTATTTGGAGTTGACTATGGTTCTTTGGTATTAGAAATTCCTGCTGGTGTGGATGTACAACAAGCATTTGGTGATATAGCTTACAAGATAGTTGGACAAACCCAAGAGAAACCAGTGATTGAAGTAAATGGCTATTCAATTGATATTTTAAAAGCGCAAACAGCTTGGGAGAAACCTTTAGCTGCTGTTTTCCCTACGGAAACAGAAATTGTGAGTGAAAAACCGAAGACAGAATTATTTGCTAGCAGTCCCCAAAAGTCGAAACAATCTTTCGCAAAACCGCGTATTTTTCTACCTGTATTCCCAGGTACTAACTGCGAATATGACTCAGCAAAGGCTTTTGAAGTAGCGGGAGGCAATGTAGATACCATGGTCATTCGCAACCTTACACCTGCTGCGGTAGAAGATTCTATAGAGGAAATCGTAAAACGAATTAAAAACTCTCAGATTATTATGCTTCCAGGTGGATTTAGTGCCGGTGATGAACCAGATGGCTCAGGTAAATATATTGCTACTATGTTTAGGAATCCAAGAATTAAAGAAGCAGTACGTAATTTTCTATCCCAGCAAGATGGGTTAATGTTAGGTATCTGTAATGGTTTTCAGGCACTGATTAAATTAGGATTAGTTCCTTACGGCGATATTGTCGATCTGACCCCTAACTGTCCTACTTTGACTTATAATCAGATCGGGAGACATATTTCCTGTATGGTGAAAACGAAGGTAGTATCAAAGCTTTCTCCTTGGTTTAATAATGTAGAACTAGGGGATATGCATACCATTGCTACCTCTCATGGGGAAGGACGCTTTGCTGCTGACAGTTCATTAGTAAACGAGTTGCGTCAAAAAGGACAGATTGCCGCTCAATACGTAGATGAGCAAGGTCAACCTACTTATGATATACGTTATAACCCTAATGGATCTGTTGAAGCTGTAGAAGCACTTACCAGTCCAGATGGACGAATTTTAGGCAAGATGGGGCATTCGGAAAGAATTGGTAACCAGGTAGTGAAAAATGTTCCTGGTAACAAGGATCAACAACTTTTTGCTGCGGGTATTGAATACTTTAAATAA
- a CDS encoding sodium-dependent transporter yields the protein MSVVKKRETFSSGLAVFFATLGSAVGLGNIWKFPYLTGQNGGGAFLLVYFCCILFVGLPIMLSEFYIGRKTRKNAVGALEQLKPGTSWKNIGLMGVSAACIIMFFYSCVAGWVYFYLFKAIVGDFVGVTLEVAKAQFGAVIMGPLSPIIWQFIVLAVVAGILTMGVKQGIEKITKTLMPLLFVLIVICDIRALTLPGAAEGVKFLFHVDFGQLSAAAILAALGLAFFKLSLGMGTMMTYGSYFTEDNNMFTTALKVALSDTLVSMLAGLAIFPTVFSFGMEPTAGPGLLFMTIPLVFSQMPLGNILLIAFFFLTAIAATTAMLSLVEVPIAYLSEERGMSRKSAAILTATIMFVVGILATLSVDKASVLGHITFFGMGFFDLFDYISSNILLPIGGLLIALMMGYSIKREEVVTELSNNGKMKVAALVNVYFFLIRYVTPLLLIVVFLSSIGVLKF from the coding sequence ATGTCCGTAGTTAAAAAAAGAGAAACTTTTTCCTCAGGTTTAGCAGTATTTTTTGCAACCTTAGGCTCTGCAGTAGGTTTAGGGAATATATGGAAATTTCCTTATCTGACAGGGCAGAATGGTGGCGGAGCTTTTTTATTGGTATATTTTTGCTGTATTTTATTTGTAGGTCTGCCAATCATGTTGAGTGAGTTCTATATTGGGCGTAAAACAAGAAAGAATGCAGTAGGTGCATTAGAACAGTTAAAACCTGGAACTTCCTGGAAAAATATTGGTCTTATGGGAGTAAGTGCAGCCTGTATTATTATGTTTTTTTATAGTTGTGTAGCAGGCTGGGTATATTTTTATTTGTTTAAAGCTATAGTTGGGGATTTTGTTGGTGTCACACTAGAGGTTGCCAAAGCCCAATTTGGTGCTGTGATTATGGGACCTTTATCGCCAATTATTTGGCAGTTCATTGTTTTAGCCGTAGTAGCTGGAATTTTGACCATGGGTGTTAAACAAGGCATTGAAAAAATTACAAAGACATTAATGCCATTATTATTCGTTCTTATTGTTATTTGTGATATTCGTGCCTTAACATTGCCAGGAGCGGCTGAAGGCGTTAAGTTCTTATTTCATGTCGATTTTGGACAACTATCAGCTGCAGCTATTTTAGCGGCATTGGGTTTAGCCTTCTTTAAATTATCTCTTGGTATGGGTACTATGATGACTTATGGGAGTTACTTTACGGAAGATAATAATATGTTTACGACAGCATTAAAGGTAGCTCTGTCAGATACTTTAGTTTCTATGTTAGCAGGTCTCGCCATATTTCCAACAGTATTTTCCTTTGGTATGGAACCAACTGCTGGTCCTGGCCTATTATTTATGACCATTCCACTTGTATTCTCCCAAATGCCTTTAGGTAATATTTTATTAATTGCCTTTTTCTTCCTTACTGCGATAGCAGCTACAACGGCTATGTTATCGTTAGTGGAAGTGCCTATCGCTTATTTGTCTGAAGAAAGAGGTATGTCAAGAAAAAGTGCGGCAATTTTGACTGCAACTATTATGTTCGTAGTTGGTATTTTAGCTACTTTGTCAGTTGATAAGGCTAGTGTACTTGGTCATATTACCTTCTTTGGCATGGGATTCTTTGATTTATTTGATTATATTTCATCTAATATTTTATTGCCGATCGGTGGATTGTTAATTGCTCTGATGATGGGATATTCGATAAAACGTGAGGAAGTAGTGACTGAGTTATCGAATAATGGCAAAATGAAGGTTGCGGCTTTGGTAAATGTATACTTCTTTTTGATCCGCTATGTGACCCCATTATTGCTTATTGTAGTCTTCTTAAGCTCAATTGGAGTACTTAAATTCTAA